In Canis lupus baileyi chromosome X, mCanLup2.hap1, whole genome shotgun sequence, one DNA window encodes the following:
- the LOC140627565 gene encoding doublesex- and mab-3-related transcription factor C2-like isoform X1 produces MHAHVIFHIQREKSLPACVWEAQSFTSLHELESGLVKPPHQGKRRGGGTLLDELRWNSKLIGRWPQLGRWKAALEAHWPLWEGRERERERERVRARDSWVLLPTSCPCCWILIYGKLRTMDPNEMPAVPCCPSDSPTGLETGAPWGIELGPKRAVSRCVHCYNHGFTEQIKDQEHFCPFQACDCHKCAFFSEHRSVLPAESALNKEQGAHLKRHLAQGLTRSGASLPKAHGHVTKLTIQAGVISKHPRSSADWSGPKTFVSILDSSSLEDATNNFCFEEDPQDPCPAQPAPEASDQDLVSASEWQRKLEAAEALLILRDSTQESSGSIFLLQPCVAAAPAGDTGLQPPSPSLRPRPATTISLPIGHLGCISLLS; encoded by the exons ATGCACGCACATGTAATATTTCACATCCAAAGAGAGAAAAGCCTGCCAGCCTGTGTCTGGGAAGCACAAAGTTTCACTTCACTTCACGAGTTAGAGTCTGGTTTGGTAAAGCCGCCACACCAAGGCAAGAGGAGAGGGGGCGGGACTTTGTTGGATGAGCTTCGATGGAACTCAAAGCTCATTGGTCGCTGGCCTCAGCTTGGGAGGTGGAAGGCAGCGCTGGAAGCTCATTGGCCTTTGTGGGAAGGgcgggaaagagagagagagagagagagagtgagagcgagagacaGCTGGGTCCTCCTTCCCACCTCTTGTCCCTGCTGTTGGATTCTGATCTATGGGAAGCTGAG AACCATGGATCCCAATGAGATGCCTGCTGTGCCCTGCTGCCCCTCAGACTCCCCCACTGGTCTTGAGACCGGAGCCCCATGGGGGATTGAACTTGGCCCCAAAAGAGCTGTAAGTCGCTGTGTCCACTGCTACAACCACGGCTTCACTGAGCAAATCAAGGACCAGGAGCACTTCTGCCCCTTCCAGGCCTGCGATTGTCACAAGTGTGCCTTTTTCTC GGAGCACCGCAGTGTCTTGCCTGCTGAGAGTGCCTTGAACAAGGAGCAGGGGGCACACCTAAAGAGGCATCTGGCTCAAGGACTGACAAGGAGTGGGGCCTCCCTTCCCAAAGCTCACGGCCATGTCACAAAGTTGACCATTCAAGCAGGAGTCATCA GCAAGCACCCAAGGAGCTCTGCTGACTGGTCAGGCCCCAAAACCTTTGTCTCCATCTTGGACTCCAGCAGCCTTGAGGATGCAACTAACAATTTCTGTTTCGAGGAAGACCCACAGGATCCCTGCCCTGCGCAGCCT GCTCCTGAAGCCTCTGACCAGGACTTGGTTTCTGCCTCAGAGTGGCAGCGGAAGCTGGAAGCAGCCGAGGCTCTGCTGATTCTGAGAGACTCTACCCAGGAGTCTTCTGGCTCCATCTTCCTGCTACAGCCCTGCGTGGCAGCAG
- the LOC140627565 gene encoding uncharacterized protein isoform X2, with product MHAHVIFHIQREKSLPACVWEAQSFTSLHELESGLVKPPHQGKRRGGGTLLDELRWNSKLIGRWPQLGRWKAALEAHWPLWEGRERERERERVRARDSWVLLPTSCPCCWILIYGKLRTMDPNEMPAVPCCPSDSPTGLETGAPWGIELGPKRAVSRCVHCYNHGFTEQIKDQEHFCPFQACDCHKCAFFSEHRSVLPAESALNKEQGAHLKRHLAQGLTRSGASLPKAHGHVTKLTIQAGVISKHPRSSADWSGPKTFVSILDSSSLEDATNNFCFEEDPQDPCPAQPRV from the exons ATGCACGCACATGTAATATTTCACATCCAAAGAGAGAAAAGCCTGCCAGCCTGTGTCTGGGAAGCACAAAGTTTCACTTCACTTCACGAGTTAGAGTCTGGTTTGGTAAAGCCGCCACACCAAGGCAAGAGGAGAGGGGGCGGGACTTTGTTGGATGAGCTTCGATGGAACTCAAAGCTCATTGGTCGCTGGCCTCAGCTTGGGAGGTGGAAGGCAGCGCTGGAAGCTCATTGGCCTTTGTGGGAAGGgcgggaaagagagagagagagagagagagtgagagcgagagacaGCTGGGTCCTCCTTCCCACCTCTTGTCCCTGCTGTTGGATTCTGATCTATGGGAAGCTGAG AACCATGGATCCCAATGAGATGCCTGCTGTGCCCTGCTGCCCCTCAGACTCCCCCACTGGTCTTGAGACCGGAGCCCCATGGGGGATTGAACTTGGCCCCAAAAGAGCTGTAAGTCGCTGTGTCCACTGCTACAACCACGGCTTCACTGAGCAAATCAAGGACCAGGAGCACTTCTGCCCCTTCCAGGCCTGCGATTGTCACAAGTGTGCCTTTTTCTC GGAGCACCGCAGTGTCTTGCCTGCTGAGAGTGCCTTGAACAAGGAGCAGGGGGCACACCTAAAGAGGCATCTGGCTCAAGGACTGACAAGGAGTGGGGCCTCCCTTCCCAAAGCTCACGGCCATGTCACAAAGTTGACCATTCAAGCAGGAGTCATCA GCAAGCACCCAAGGAGCTCTGCTGACTGGTCAGGCCCCAAAACCTTTGTCTCCATCTTGGACTCCAGCAGCCTTGAGGATGCAACTAACAATTTCTGTTTCGAGGAAGACCCACAGGATCCCTGCCCTGCGCAGCCT AGGGTTTAA